In Choloepus didactylus isolate mChoDid1 chromosome 6, mChoDid1.pri, whole genome shotgun sequence, one DNA window encodes the following:
- the RCN1 gene encoding reticulocalbin-1, producing the protein MMARGGRGRRLGLALGLLLALAPWALRAKPTVRKERVVRPDSELGERPPEDNQSFQYDHEAFLGKEDSKTFDQLTPEESKERLGKIVDRIDGDGDGFVTTEELKTWIKRVQKRYIYDNVAKVWKDYDRDKDDKISWEEYKQATYGYYLGNPEELLDTSEHHTFKKMLPRDERRFKTADINGDQTATREEFTAFLHPEEFEYMKEIVVLETLEDIDKNGDGFVDQDEYIADMFSHEENGPEPDWVLSEREQFSEFRDLNKDGKLDKEEIRHWILPQDYDHAQAEARHLVYESDQNKDEKLTKEEILENWNMFVGSQATNYGEDLTKNHDEL; encoded by the exons ATGATGGCTCGCGGTGGCCGCGGCCGCCGCCTGGGGCTCGCCCTGGGGCTGCTGCTGGCGCTGGCACCCTGGGCGCTGCGGGCCAAGCCCACCGTGCGCAAGGAGCGCGTGGTGCGGCCCGACTCCGAGCTGGGCGAGCGGCCGCCCGAGGACAACCAGAGCTTCCAGTACGACCACGAGGCCTTCCTGGGCAAGGAGGACTCCAAGACTTTCGATCAGCTCACCCCGGAGGAGAGCAAGGAGAGGCTGGG GAAGATTGTCGATAGAATCGACGGTGATGGAGATGGCTTTGTCACCACTGAGGAGCTGAAAACTTGGATCAAACGGGTACAGAAAAGATACATCTATGATAATGTTGCTAAAGTGTGGAAGGATTATGATCGGGACAAAGATGATAAAATTTCCTGGGAAGAATACAAGCAAGCCACCTATGGTTACTATTTAG GAAACCCCGAAGAGTTGCTTGATACTTCAGAACATCACACCTTCAAAAAAATGCTGCCACGTGACGAGAGAAGGTTCAAGACTGCAGACATCAATGGTGACCAGACAGCCACACGGGAAGAGTTCACAGCCTTTCTGCACCCCGAGGAATTTGAGTATATGAAGGAAATTGTGGTTTTG GAAACTCTGGAGGACATCGACAAGAATGGGGATGGGTTCGTGGATCAGGATGAGTATATTG CGGATATGTTTTCCCATGAGGAGAATGGCCCTGAGCCAGACTGGGTTTTGTCAGAACGGGAGCAGTTTAGTGAATTCCGGGATCTGAATAAGGACGGGAAGCTGGACAAAGAGGAGATTCGCCACTGGATCCTCCCTCAGGATTATGACCACGCACAGGCTGAGGCCAGGCACTTGGTGTACGAGTCGGACCAAAACAAG GATGAAAAGCTAACTAAAGAGGAGATATTGGAGAATTGGAACATGTTTGTTGGAAGCCAAGCTACCAATTACGGagaagatctcacaaaaaatcaTGATGAACTTTGA